In Actinoplanes sp. NBC_00393, a single genomic region encodes these proteins:
- a CDS encoding Gfo/Idh/MocA family protein: protein MTGKVLRAGLIGLGAMGRNHARVLSLLDGVDLVGAVDPAPNAVGPHGVPVVSDLDQLLKIGVDYVVVASPTALHEELGLRLAEAGVHALIEKPLAPSVEAAGRLVEAFASRGLVGAVGHIERYNPALQSLRTRLESGELGEIYQIVTRRQGPFPGRIADVGVVMDLATHDIDLTAWVTGRPYEQVSARTASRSGRPHEDMVSAVAGLAGGLMANHLVNWLSPFKERSTVITGERGSFVADTLTADLTFYANGAVGTEWEALRAFRGVAEGDMIRYAIPKREPLLVEHERFRDAVDGKESDIVTLEQGMRTVKVAEVVLESARTSATLTIPAT, encoded by the coding sequence ATGACCGGCAAGGTGCTGCGCGCCGGCCTGATCGGGCTGGGCGCGATGGGCCGCAACCACGCCCGGGTGCTCAGCCTGCTGGACGGCGTCGACCTGGTCGGCGCGGTCGACCCGGCGCCGAACGCGGTCGGACCGCACGGTGTGCCGGTCGTCTCCGACCTGGACCAGCTGTTGAAGATCGGCGTCGACTACGTGGTGGTGGCCTCGCCGACCGCCCTGCACGAGGAGCTCGGCCTGCGCCTGGCCGAGGCCGGTGTGCACGCCCTGATCGAGAAGCCGCTGGCCCCGTCGGTGGAGGCGGCCGGTCGGCTGGTCGAGGCCTTCGCGAGCCGTGGCCTGGTCGGCGCGGTCGGTCACATCGAGCGCTACAACCCGGCGCTGCAGAGCCTGCGGACCCGCCTGGAGTCCGGCGAGCTGGGCGAGATCTACCAGATCGTCACCCGGCGGCAGGGCCCGTTCCCGGGCCGGATCGCCGACGTCGGTGTGGTGATGGACCTCGCCACCCACGACATCGACCTGACCGCCTGGGTCACCGGCCGCCCGTACGAGCAGGTCTCGGCGCGGACCGCGTCCCGCAGCGGCCGTCCGCACGAGGACATGGTCTCCGCGGTGGCCGGCCTGGCCGGCGGTCTGATGGCGAACCACCTGGTGAACTGGCTGAGCCCGTTCAAGGAGCGGTCCACCGTCATCACCGGCGAGCGGGGCAGCTTCGTCGCCGACACCCTCACCGCCGACCTGACCTTCTACGCCAACGGCGCGGTCGGCACCGAGTGGGAGGCGCTGCGCGCCTTCCGTGGCGTCGCCGAGGGCGACATGATCCGGTACGCGATCCCGAAGCGGGAGCCGCTGCTGGTCGAGCACGAGCGCTTCCGTGACGCGGTGGACGGCAAGGAGAGCGACATCGTCACCCTCGAGCAGGGCATGCGTACGGTCAAGGTGGCTGAGGTGGTGCTCGAGTCCGCGAGGACCAGCGCGACCCTCACGATCCCCGCGACCTGA
- the deoC gene encoding deoxyribose-phosphate aldolase: MTVTAATGLSDLRSFLHGLPGVDKVGVEARAAALGTRSVKTSSKAKAIDLAIRMVDLTTLEGADTPGKVRALCAKGRRPDPADPSCPPVAAICVYPAMVPVASAALAGSGVHLASVATAFPSGQAPLEVKLADTRSAVEAGADEIDMVISRGAFLAGDYRKVFDEIVAVKEACGDAHLKVILETGELATYDNVRRASWLAMLAGADFIKTSTGKVAVNATLPITLVMLEAVRDFRERHGRQVGVKPAGGIKNTKDAIKYLVMINETVGDDWLHPDWFRFGASSLLNDLLMQRTKLTTGHYAGPDYFTLD, translated from the coding sequence ATGACTGTGACAGCGGCCACCGGGCTGTCCGATCTCCGCTCATTCCTGCACGGGCTGCCCGGTGTCGACAAGGTGGGTGTCGAGGCCAGAGCGGCCGCGCTCGGCACCCGATCGGTGAAAACGAGCAGCAAGGCCAAGGCCATCGACCTGGCCATCCGCATGGTCGACCTGACCACGCTGGAGGGCGCCGACACGCCGGGCAAGGTGCGGGCGCTCTGCGCCAAGGGCCGCCGGCCCGATCCGGCCGACCCGAGCTGCCCGCCGGTGGCCGCGATCTGCGTCTACCCCGCGATGGTCCCGGTCGCCTCGGCCGCCCTCGCCGGCTCGGGCGTGCACCTGGCCAGCGTCGCGACCGCGTTCCCGTCCGGGCAGGCGCCGCTCGAGGTGAAACTGGCGGACACGCGGAGTGCGGTCGAGGCCGGCGCCGACGAGATCGACATGGTGATCAGCCGGGGCGCGTTCCTGGCCGGCGACTACCGCAAGGTGTTCGACGAGATCGTCGCGGTCAAGGAGGCGTGCGGGGACGCCCATCTCAAGGTCATCCTGGAGACCGGCGAGCTGGCGACGTACGACAACGTGCGCCGGGCGTCCTGGCTGGCGATGCTGGCCGGCGCCGACTTCATCAAGACCTCGACCGGCAAGGTCGCGGTGAACGCGACCCTCCCGATCACCCTGGTCATGCTGGAGGCGGTCCGCGACTTCCGGGAGCGGCACGGGCGGCAGGTGGGGGTGAAACCGGCCGGCGGCATCAAGAACACGAAGGACGCGATCAAGTACCTCGTGATGATCAACGAGACGGTCGGCGACGACTGGCTGCACCCGGACTGGTTCCGGTTCGGCGCCTCGTCGCTGCTCAACGACCTGCTCATGCAGCGGACCAAGCTCACCACCGGCCACTACGCCGGTCCGGACTATTTCACCCTGGACTGA
- a CDS encoding DegT/DnrJ/EryC1/StrS family aminotransferase: MTGSQPAIPPARPVIGEDEIEAAVRVLRSGMVVQGPEVAAFENEFSELVDGRHCVAVNSGTSALQLALLALDLKPGDEVIVPSFSFAASANAVRLAGATPVFADIDPATFCIDPDAVAAAVTPRTVAIMPVHLYGHPAAMDRIMPIAEAHGLAVVEDAAQAHAAGLNGTPVGAFGVAGCFSFYPTKNMHSLEGGMITTADAEFARKLRLLRNQGMEQRYQNEIVGANMRLTDVAAAIGRVQLGKLAGWTDKRRANAAYLDERLTGVVVPAVAAGAKHVYHQYTIRVSGDRDAFQAALAERGIGSAPYYPTPIHRLRPYLTEDGQPGPWKLPETDRATGEVLSLPIFPSLTTEDLDRIVAAVNDAAVSA, from the coding sequence ATGACGGGCTCCCAGCCTGCCATCCCGCCCGCTCGTCCGGTGATCGGTGAGGATGAGATCGAAGCCGCGGTCCGCGTCCTGCGCAGCGGCATGGTGGTTCAGGGCCCGGAGGTCGCGGCCTTCGAGAACGAGTTCAGCGAGCTGGTCGACGGCCGGCACTGCGTGGCGGTGAACTCCGGCACGTCGGCCCTGCAGCTGGCGCTGCTCGCGCTCGACCTGAAGCCGGGCGACGAGGTCATCGTGCCGTCGTTCTCCTTCGCTGCCAGCGCCAACGCGGTCCGGCTGGCCGGCGCGACGCCGGTCTTCGCGGACATCGACCCGGCCACCTTCTGCATCGACCCCGACGCGGTGGCCGCCGCCGTGACGCCGCGCACCGTGGCGATCATGCCGGTGCACCTGTACGGGCACCCGGCCGCGATGGACCGGATCATGCCGATCGCCGAGGCGCACGGCCTCGCCGTGGTGGAGGACGCCGCGCAGGCGCACGCCGCGGGCCTGAACGGCACGCCGGTCGGCGCCTTCGGTGTCGCGGGCTGCTTCAGCTTCTACCCGACGAAGAACATGCACTCGCTCGAGGGCGGCATGATCACCACGGCTGACGCGGAGTTCGCGCGCAAGCTGCGGCTGCTGCGCAACCAGGGCATGGAGCAGCGGTACCAGAACGAGATCGTCGGCGCGAACATGCGGCTCACCGACGTCGCCGCCGCGATCGGCCGGGTGCAGCTCGGCAAGCTCGCCGGCTGGACCGACAAGCGCCGGGCCAACGCCGCGTACCTGGACGAGCGCCTGACCGGCGTGGTCGTCCCGGCGGTCGCCGCCGGCGCCAAGCACGTCTACCACCAGTACACGATCCGGGTCTCCGGTGACCGGGACGCGTTCCAGGCCGCGCTCGCCGAGCGGGGCATCGGCAGCGCGCCCTACTACCCGACGCCGATCCACCGGCTGCGTCCCTACCTGACCGAGGACGGCCAGCCCGGCCCGTGGAAGCTGCCGGAGACCGACCGCGCCACCGGCGAGGTGCTCTCCCTGCCGATCTTCCCGAGCCTGACCACCGAGGACCTGGACCGGATCGTCGCGGCCGTGAACGACGCGGCGGTGAGCGCATGA
- a CDS encoding glycosyltransferase family 1 protein, with the protein MTQRFATVLIVSAEAPATPEAVAEAVARMHAGGAQVTIAAGCPTDQITIMPGTAEILAVRDAQSLPADARREHQAARAGHQLWLRVRQDAELRRRAATAEVLVALDPAAATAVRQLGRRNRAADTVFDLPSASAVLAERAARPSKYAARRVLRIGPSPVVAVDAIRQRAKRLADKAGDRVVGKALTFPPGLRAGQALLGARGLSDTRRENLGRQVIGRLTRLGLPAEATAARVSVAQRMSRLEVRAKMLMAAAKDELAAGRIPEFLTEAATAKLAVADQQLARADFDAATRSVNQVMQLLFHRAVHFDWLTSPMAPDPTGYLAPLHDSRVGQTMAAPRGRRTPAAPPPTDRPHRLLFVSRGNENFLGTIRERYQESPDFEVRTLDLLADPEKQELSRVPAMLKHKLGGDPEYAERIQEWFAPHLEWADTVFVEWCLMQAALFTVIDPGTTRIIVRLHLFEAFTMFPHLVDMSRIDDFVFVSEPLLDYTLDVAPRLREPGGPRTRVVTNAARLDRYRRPKNPDARFTLAQIGQSRIAKDPRWTFEVLRGLRRHDERYNLVLIGADLDGLPTPQAADYAREYTRELAEFEMQGAVRRIGQTDDVPGALTDVGVILSASVRESFHLGVIEGAASGAVPVVRDWPFFAGRTHSARSIFPADWMVETPAQAVERILAHTATEEIWRKTGEAAAEHAAVTWDWSVVQEQYDELLQNPAG; encoded by the coding sequence ATGACACAGCGATTCGCCACGGTGCTGATCGTCTCCGCCGAAGCGCCTGCCACGCCGGAGGCCGTCGCCGAGGCGGTGGCCCGGATGCATGCCGGCGGGGCCCAGGTGACGATCGCCGCCGGATGCCCCACCGACCAGATCACGATCATGCCCGGCACCGCCGAGATCCTCGCGGTGCGCGATGCGCAGAGCCTGCCCGCCGACGCCCGGCGCGAGCACCAGGCGGCCCGCGCCGGTCACCAGCTCTGGCTGCGGGTCCGGCAGGACGCGGAGCTGCGCCGGCGGGCCGCGACGGCGGAGGTGCTCGTCGCGCTGGACCCGGCAGCGGCCACGGCCGTACGCCAACTGGGCCGCCGCAACCGAGCCGCCGACACCGTGTTCGACCTGCCGTCCGCCTCCGCGGTGCTGGCCGAGCGCGCCGCCCGCCCGTCCAAGTACGCGGCCCGCCGCGTCCTGCGGATCGGCCCGAGCCCCGTGGTGGCGGTGGACGCGATCCGGCAGCGGGCCAAGCGGCTCGCCGACAAGGCGGGCGACCGGGTCGTCGGCAAGGCGCTGACCTTCCCGCCCGGCCTGCGCGCCGGTCAGGCCCTGCTGGGCGCGCGCGGTCTCAGCGACACCCGGCGGGAGAACCTGGGCCGGCAGGTGATCGGCCGGCTGACCCGGCTGGGCCTGCCCGCCGAGGCGACCGCGGCCCGGGTGAGCGTCGCGCAGCGGATGAGCAGGCTCGAGGTCCGGGCCAAGATGCTGATGGCCGCGGCCAAGGACGAGCTGGCCGCCGGCCGCATCCCGGAGTTCCTCACCGAGGCCGCGACGGCCAAGCTGGCCGTCGCCGACCAGCAGCTCGCCCGCGCCGACTTCGACGCGGCGACCCGCTCGGTGAACCAGGTCATGCAGCTGCTCTTCCACCGGGCCGTGCACTTCGACTGGCTGACCTCGCCGATGGCGCCGGACCCGACCGGGTATCTCGCGCCGCTGCACGACAGCCGGGTGGGACAGACCATGGCCGCGCCCCGCGGGCGCCGGACCCCGGCCGCGCCGCCGCCCACCGACCGGCCGCACCGGCTGCTCTTCGTCAGCCGGGGCAACGAGAACTTCCTCGGGACCATCCGGGAGCGCTATCAGGAGAGCCCGGACTTCGAGGTACGGACCCTGGACCTCCTCGCCGACCCGGAGAAACAGGAGCTGTCCCGGGTCCCGGCGATGCTCAAACACAAGCTGGGCGGCGACCCGGAGTACGCCGAGCGGATCCAGGAGTGGTTCGCGCCGCACCTCGAGTGGGCCGACACGGTCTTCGTCGAGTGGTGCCTCATGCAGGCCGCGCTGTTCACCGTGATCGACCCGGGCACCACCCGGATCATCGTCCGGCTGCACCTGTTCGAGGCGTTCACGATGTTCCCGCACCTGGTCGACATGTCGCGCATCGACGACTTCGTCTTCGTCTCGGAGCCGCTGCTCGACTACACCCTGGACGTGGCGCCCCGCCTGCGCGAACCCGGCGGACCGCGTACCCGGGTGGTCACCAACGCGGCCCGGCTGGACCGCTACCGCCGGCCCAAGAACCCGGACGCCCGGTTCACGCTGGCCCAGATCGGCCAGAGCCGGATCGCCAAGGACCCGCGCTGGACCTTCGAGGTGCTGCGCGGGCTGCGCCGGCACGACGAGCGGTACAACCTCGTCCTGATCGGCGCGGACCTGGACGGCTTGCCGACCCCGCAGGCCGCCGACTACGCCCGGGAGTACACCCGGGAGCTGGCCGAGTTCGAGATGCAGGGCGCGGTCCGGCGGATCGGGCAGACCGACGACGTGCCGGGCGCGCTCACCGACGTCGGTGTGATCCTCAGCGCCTCGGTACGGGAGAGCTTCCACCTCGGCGTGATCGAGGGCGCGGCCAGCGGCGCGGTGCCGGTGGTCCGGGACTGGCCGTTCTTCGCCGGCCGTACGCACAGCGCCCGCAGCATCTTCCCGGCCGACTGGATGGTGGAGACCCCGGCCCAGGCCGTGGAACGGATCCTGGCGCACACCGCCACCGAGGAGATCTGGCGCAAGACCGGCGAGGCCGCCGCCGAGCACGCGGCGGTGACATGGGACTGGTCCGTCGTCCAGGAACAGTACGATGAGCTGCTCCAGAACCCGGCGGGGTGA
- a CDS encoding glycosyltransferase, translated as MTSSRPKPPRLLYIAFYFPPSRASGVYRARATANHFAAAGWDVTVFAAPLRFLYHVIGSVDEKLSETVDPRIKVERPELDLSRWENELHNMTWLEGTLPEAAKKLRQWREDRYFPEVYASWARDSVTKALRMHKTEKFDAVLATGNPFAAFAAAWEINKKTGIPYVADYRDSWTLDLFSDEPAFPPEHAAWRWEKRIIGDSSATVFVNNALRAWHADRYPASADRMLVVPNGWDPDLLEVAAGDGAESANRPLRFGYLGTVTSKQPVVEMAEAFRQAREYPDLHDAELNIHGHLGFFKQSHAAFLPLLGLDAKGEPDPESDHGLRLRGPVSKTEVAGVYEHNDVLVFLAAGGKYVTSGKIFEYMAAGKPIVSVHAPEIAAREVLEGYPLWFTADSLDPGQVAKSMVEAGRAARTLTPQQQAEARAYADRFQRDKLLDPLEHAIRGMVRRPIPAAEVQA; from the coding sequence ATGACCTCCAGCAGACCGAAGCCGCCCCGGCTGCTCTACATCGCCTTCTACTTCCCGCCCTCGCGGGCCAGCGGTGTCTACCGCGCCCGTGCCACCGCCAACCACTTCGCCGCCGCGGGCTGGGACGTCACCGTCTTCGCCGCTCCGCTGCGGTTCCTGTACCACGTGATCGGTTCGGTCGACGAGAAGCTCTCCGAGACGGTCGACCCCCGGATCAAGGTGGAGCGCCCCGAGCTGGACCTCTCCCGCTGGGAGAACGAGCTGCACAACATGACCTGGCTGGAGGGCACCCTCCCGGAGGCGGCGAAGAAGCTGCGGCAGTGGCGTGAGGACCGCTACTTCCCGGAGGTCTACGCCTCCTGGGCCCGTGACTCCGTGACCAAGGCGCTGCGGATGCACAAGACCGAGAAGTTCGACGCGGTGCTGGCCACCGGCAACCCGTTCGCGGCCTTCGCCGCGGCCTGGGAGATCAACAAGAAGACCGGGATTCCGTACGTCGCCGACTACCGCGATTCCTGGACGCTCGATCTGTTCAGCGACGAGCCCGCGTTCCCGCCCGAGCACGCTGCCTGGCGGTGGGAGAAGCGGATCATCGGCGACTCCAGCGCCACCGTGTTCGTCAACAACGCGCTGCGGGCCTGGCACGCCGACCGCTACCCGGCCTCCGCCGACCGGATGCTCGTGGTGCCGAACGGCTGGGACCCCGACCTGCTGGAGGTCGCGGCCGGCGACGGCGCGGAGAGTGCGAACCGTCCACTGCGCTTCGGTTACCTCGGCACCGTCACCTCGAAGCAGCCGGTGGTCGAGATGGCCGAGGCGTTCCGTCAGGCCCGGGAGTACCCCGACCTGCATGACGCCGAGCTGAACATCCATGGACATCTCGGTTTCTTCAAGCAGAGCCACGCCGCCTTCCTGCCGCTGCTGGGCCTGGACGCCAAGGGCGAGCCGGACCCGGAGTCGGACCACGGTCTGCGCCTGCGCGGCCCGGTCTCCAAGACCGAGGTGGCCGGGGTCTACGAGCACAACGACGTCCTGGTCTTCCTGGCCGCCGGCGGCAAGTACGTGACCTCCGGCAAGATCTTCGAATACATGGCCGCGGGCAAGCCGATCGTCTCGGTGCACGCGCCGGAGATCGCCGCCCGTGAGGTGCTGGAGGGCTATCCGCTCTGGTTCACCGCGGACAGCCTGGACCCGGGCCAGGTGGCCAAGTCGATGGTGGAGGCCGGCCGGGCCGCCCGCACGCTGACTCCGCAGCAGCAGGCCGAGGCCCGGGCGTACGCCGACCGGTTCCAGCGCGACAAGCTGCTGGACCCACTGGAACACGCGATCCGGGGCATGGTGCGCCGGCCGATTCCCGCGGCGGAGGTGCAGGCATGA
- a CDS encoding glycosyltransferase family 4 protein: MVEATAPVADTMTVYHCDSWVSRLSAAEDAAIQEAVSELWAYAAVPAETVGGAALVTAPVAMPRALPFAEQARRAADALGGALGGKPIDAAVVHAHVGLLGGIPALRNMRPDARLFVTEHATFLDRMLAEPDGRAGYAEVLAACEAFFVVGDELRQQLAEAFPEHEAKLKLIANPIDFDVPRAEPVTELRRWLFVGGLIERKGVRWLLEAFAACRADDPSLTLTVVGTGELNGWLTERAAELGVADAITLTGALAPEQALELMREHDLLVHPSRYETFGVVIIEALAAGMPVLITRSGGPEQTLAGIEADAGELVEIEDAPDALIAGYQRLRGRFPSGLDQAHARAVLADRYGYGAVARSHQAAWFASSYSGQTR; encoded by the coding sequence ATGGTGGAGGCGACCGCACCGGTCGCCGACACCATGACCGTCTATCACTGCGACTCCTGGGTGAGCCGGCTGTCCGCAGCCGAGGACGCGGCCATCCAGGAGGCGGTTTCGGAGCTGTGGGCGTACGCCGCGGTTCCGGCCGAAACGGTGGGCGGCGCCGCGCTGGTCACCGCGCCGGTCGCCATGCCTCGCGCCCTGCCCTTCGCCGAACAGGCCCGCCGGGCGGCGGACGCCCTCGGCGGCGCCCTCGGTGGCAAGCCGATCGACGCCGCGGTGGTGCACGCCCACGTCGGCCTGCTCGGCGGCATCCCGGCGCTGCGCAACATGCGCCCGGACGCCCGGCTGTTCGTCACCGAGCACGCCACCTTCCTGGACCGGATGCTGGCCGAGCCGGACGGCCGGGCCGGCTACGCCGAGGTGCTCGCCGCCTGCGAGGCGTTCTTCGTGGTCGGCGACGAGCTGCGCCAGCAGCTCGCCGAGGCGTTCCCGGAGCACGAGGCGAAACTGAAGCTGATCGCCAACCCGATCGACTTCGACGTGCCCCGCGCGGAGCCGGTGACCGAGCTGCGCCGCTGGCTGTTCGTCGGCGGCCTGATCGAGCGCAAGGGCGTGCGCTGGTTGCTGGAGGCCTTCGCGGCCTGCCGCGCCGACGACCCGTCGCTCACCCTGACCGTGGTCGGCACCGGCGAGCTGAACGGCTGGCTCACCGAGCGCGCCGCCGAGCTGGGCGTCGCGGACGCGATCACGCTGACCGGCGCGCTGGCGCCGGAGCAGGCCCTCGAGCTGATGCGCGAGCACGACCTGCTGGTGCACCCGAGCCGGTACGAGACGTTCGGCGTGGTGATCATCGAAGCGCTGGCGGCCGGCATGCCGGTCCTGATCACCCGCAGCGGTGGTCCGGAGCAGACTCTCGCGGGCATCGAGGCGGACGCCGGCGAGCTCGTCGAGATCGAGGACGCGCCGGACGCCCTGATCGCCGGTTATCAGCGGCTGCGCGGCCGCTTCCCGTCCGGGCTGGACCAAGCGCACGCTCGAGCCGTCCTCGCCGACCGGTATGGTTATGGTGCCGTCGCACGCAGTCACCAAGCAGCCTGGTTCGCATCCTCGTACTCCGGTCAGACCCGGTAG
- the upp gene encoding uracil phosphoribosyltransferase, with amino-acid sequence MDVLVVDHPLAQTRLTAMRRADTDSGVFRASLHELTTMVVYEAARLFAVEKYPIETPVAPTEGTRLANPPLIVPVLRAGLGMADAALGLLPESSMGFVGLARDEKTYEPRAYMESLPGDLSGQPVLVLDPMLATGGSLLHCCKLLADRGCTDIIICCVLAAPEGIERLAASDLPLRLVTASIDQGLNEKAYIVPGLGDAGDRQFGGMRRF; translated from the coding sequence GTGGACGTCCTGGTTGTAGATCACCCGCTGGCCCAGACCCGGCTCACCGCGATGCGTCGTGCGGACACCGACTCCGGCGTCTTCCGCGCCTCGCTGCACGAGCTCACCACCATGGTGGTCTACGAGGCGGCCCGCCTCTTCGCCGTCGAGAAGTACCCCATCGAGACCCCGGTCGCGCCGACCGAGGGCACCCGGCTGGCCAACCCACCGCTGATCGTGCCCGTGCTCCGCGCCGGCCTCGGCATGGCCGACGCGGCGCTGGGCCTGCTGCCCGAGTCGTCGATGGGCTTCGTCGGCCTGGCCCGCGACGAGAAGACGTACGAGCCGCGTGCCTACATGGAGTCGCTGCCCGGCGACCTCTCCGGCCAGCCGGTCCTCGTCCTCGACCCGATGCTCGCCACCGGCGGCTCGCTGCTGCACTGCTGCAAGCTGCTCGCCGACCGGGGCTGCACCGACATCATCATCTGCTGCGTGCTGGCCGCACCGGAGGGTATCGAGCGGCTCGCCGCCTCCGACCTGCCGCTGCGCCTGGTGACCGCCTCGATCGACCAGGGCCTCAACGAGAAGGCCTACATCGTCCCGGGCCTCGGCGACGCCGGCGACCGCCAGTTCGGCGGCATGCGGCGCTTCTAG
- the wecB gene encoding non-hydrolyzing UDP-N-acetylglucosamine 2-epimerase — protein MKVLSVVGARPQLVKLAPIAAAFGATEHEHVIVHTGQHYDADLSDVFFSGLGIPDPDVHLGVGSGSHGVQTGAVLSAMDAVLDREKPDWVLVYGDTNSTLAGAVSAVKLHYRVAHLEAGLRSFNRRMPEEHNRVLTDHAADLLLAPTEEAMRHLAAEGLSERSVLVGDVMVDVCLRIRDAVTAGEHPRPELPAGIDPNSPYLLATLHRAENTDDPERLAALIESLASLPVPVALLAHPRLVARAESYGLKLTQGSLYAGRPLPYAGMVAAVLGSAGVVTDSGGLQKEAYLLARPCTTLRPETEWVETLVGDWNRLIPDPWTLGADWAAAATRPAPTSDRGEPYGDGRAAHRVVEVLSQR, from the coding sequence GTGAAAGTCCTCAGTGTGGTGGGCGCTCGCCCGCAGTTGGTGAAATTGGCCCCGATCGCCGCCGCCTTCGGCGCGACCGAGCACGAGCACGTCATCGTGCACACCGGCCAGCACTACGACGCCGACCTCTCTGACGTCTTCTTCTCCGGTCTCGGCATCCCCGACCCGGACGTCCACCTCGGGGTCGGCTCGGGCAGCCACGGCGTGCAGACCGGCGCCGTGCTCTCCGCGATGGACGCCGTGCTGGATCGGGAGAAGCCCGACTGGGTCCTGGTGTACGGCGACACCAACTCCACCCTCGCCGGCGCCGTCTCCGCGGTGAAGCTGCACTACCGGGTCGCGCACCTGGAGGCCGGCCTGCGCTCGTTCAACCGCCGGATGCCGGAGGAGCACAACCGGGTGCTCACCGACCACGCGGCGGACCTGCTGCTGGCGCCCACCGAGGAGGCCATGCGCCACCTCGCCGCCGAGGGGCTGTCCGAGCGTTCGGTGCTGGTCGGTGACGTGATGGTCGACGTCTGCCTGCGCATCCGTGACGCGGTGACGGCCGGCGAGCACCCCCGTCCGGAGCTGCCGGCCGGCATCGACCCGAACTCGCCGTACCTTCTCGCCACCCTGCACCGGGCGGAGAACACCGACGACCCGGAACGGCTCGCCGCGCTGATCGAGTCGCTGGCCTCGCTGCCCGTTCCGGTGGCGCTGCTCGCCCACCCGCGCCTGGTCGCCCGGGCGGAGAGCTACGGCCTGAAGCTGACCCAGGGCTCGCTGTACGCCGGTCGCCCGCTGCCGTACGCCGGAATGGTCGCCGCCGTGCTCGGCTCGGCCGGCGTCGTCACCGACTCCGGCGGTCTGCAGAAGGAGGCGTACCTTCTGGCCCGGCCGTGCACCACGCTGCGCCCGGAGACCGAATGGGTGGAGACCCTGGTCGGCGACTGGAACCGGCTGATCCCGGACCCGTGGACGCTCGGCGCCGACTGGGCCGCCGCGGCGACCCGTCCGGCGCCCACCTCCGACCGTGGCGAGCCGTACGGTGACGGCCGCGCCGCGCACCGGGTCGTCGAGGTGCTCTCGCAGCGCTGA
- a CDS encoding NUDIX hydrolase, whose product MQAILATLGYVLSADGSRLLMIRRDTRPDDIHFGKYNGLGGKLHPDEDVVSGMRREIAEESGLECHRLDLAGTISWPGFGRNGENWFGFLFRIPDWSGTPLSANPEGSLHWVEKADVLAGRVPMWESDRHFLPLVLGDQPRPFHGVMPFADGKALSWSHTPG is encoded by the coding sequence GTGCAGGCCATCCTCGCTACCCTCGGTTATGTCCTCTCCGCCGACGGGAGTCGGCTTCTGATGATCCGGCGGGACACCCGTCCGGACGACATCCACTTCGGCAAGTACAACGGGCTCGGCGGCAAGCTGCACCCGGACGAGGACGTGGTCTCCGGCATGCGCCGGGAGATCGCCGAGGAGTCCGGGCTGGAGTGCCACCGGCTCGATCTGGCCGGGACGATCTCCTGGCCCGGATTCGGCCGGAACGGCGAGAACTGGTTCGGCTTTCTGTTCCGGATTCCGGACTGGTCGGGCACCCCGCTGTCGGCCAATCCGGAAGGCTCGCTGCACTGGGTCGAGAAGGCCGACGTGCTGGCCGGCCGCGTCCCGATGTGGGAGTCGGACCGGCATTTCCTCCCGCTCGTCCTCGGTGACCAGCCGCGCCCGTTCCACGGCGTGATGCCGTTCGCCGACGGCAAGGCGCTCAGCTGGTCGCACACCCCCGGCTAG